In Actinomadura citrea, a single window of DNA contains:
- a CDS encoding WD40 repeat domain-containing serine/threonine protein kinase gives MRPLEASDPRQIGHYRMLAQLGRGGMGRVLLGSAPDGRLAAVKLVDEQFVHDDGFRGRFRREVRASRRVAGAYTAAVIDADPEAAEPWLASVYVPGPSLHEVVAATGPPAAGSALRLAAGLAAALTEVHRAGLVHRDLKPSNVLLTEDGLRVIDFGIARAAEGEDGTQLTRTGALVGTPGFMSPEQALGRDLTTASDVFSLGSTLVYACTGHGPFHARSTPQTLQNVIHADPVLGDLPDRIREIVSACLAKDPAARPAPAELLRWIGDVPPSARPWPDVVHDAIARQGTEVAWLLQAPQAPAPHVPPAPAPTPTAVAPAPDRRRFLLMAGGGALGLAALGGAAAWALRGDGEPASGRKSVPGGSGGTDAKPLAVLEGHAGSVHHAEFDRAGALLVTAGEDGTVRLWDAKARRPSGQPLKIAPKSALKARFDRAGRLLLTASMDGGVKVWDVRTRRQIGATLGIPMFDFSDDPAPVSDVAFSPAGDRLAAIGSHLKVWDTESRKEVSGLTFDKANIMSFIAFSGDGRLLAFTERDLVRVLDVSSRKVVGQPLRGHTVQITEAVMSPDGRTLATGGADMTVRLWDVRRAAPLGEIVPASDHAPQGLAFSGDGRLLASVGNDTTARLWDVAGRKEVGKPISLPSKASAVAFSPDGKVLAVGGDEKVWLYDVAGRTRA, from the coding sequence GTGAGACCCCTGGAGGCGTCCGATCCCCGCCAGATCGGGCATTACCGAATGCTGGCCCAGCTCGGCCGCGGAGGCATGGGACGGGTACTGCTCGGCAGCGCGCCGGACGGGCGGCTGGCCGCGGTCAAGCTGGTCGACGAGCAGTTCGTGCACGACGACGGGTTTCGCGGCCGGTTCCGCCGCGAGGTCCGCGCCTCCCGCCGGGTCGCCGGGGCCTACACCGCGGCGGTGATCGACGCCGACCCCGAGGCGGCCGAGCCCTGGCTGGCCTCGGTGTACGTTCCGGGCCCGTCGCTGCACGAGGTCGTCGCCGCGACCGGTCCGCCGGCGGCCGGATCGGCGCTCCGGCTCGCCGCCGGCCTCGCCGCCGCGCTGACCGAGGTGCACCGCGCCGGGCTGGTGCACCGCGACCTGAAGCCGTCCAACGTGCTGCTCACCGAGGACGGCCTGCGCGTGATCGACTTCGGTATCGCGCGGGCCGCCGAGGGCGAGGACGGCACCCAGCTCACCCGCACCGGCGCCCTGGTCGGCACGCCCGGCTTCATGTCCCCGGAGCAGGCCCTGGGGCGGGACCTGACCACCGCCAGCGACGTCTTCTCGCTGGGCTCGACGCTGGTGTACGCCTGCACCGGCCACGGCCCGTTCCACGCGCGGAGCACCCCGCAGACCCTGCAGAACGTGATCCACGCCGATCCCGTGCTGGGCGACCTGCCGGACCGGATCCGCGAGATCGTTTCGGCCTGCCTGGCCAAGGACCCGGCCGCACGGCCGGCGCCCGCCGAGCTGCTGCGGTGGATCGGCGATGTACCGCCGTCCGCGCGGCCCTGGCCGGACGTGGTGCACGATGCGATCGCGCGGCAGGGCACCGAGGTCGCGTGGCTGCTTCAGGCCCCGCAGGCCCCGGCGCCGCACGTCCCGCCCGCACCGGCGCCTACGCCCACGGCCGTCGCGCCGGCGCCGGACAGGAGGCGGTTCCTGCTGATGGCGGGCGGTGGCGCCCTCGGCCTCGCCGCGCTCGGCGGCGCCGCCGCCTGGGCACTGCGCGGTGACGGCGAGCCGGCGTCCGGCCGGAAGAGCGTGCCCGGCGGGAGCGGCGGTACGGACGCGAAGCCGCTGGCGGTCTTGGAAGGCCATGCCGGTTCCGTGCACCACGCGGAGTTCGACCGCGCGGGTGCTCTCCTGGTCACCGCCGGGGAGGACGGCACCGTACGGCTGTGGGACGCCAAGGCCCGGCGGCCGTCCGGCCAGCCGCTCAAGATCGCCCCCAAGTCGGCCCTCAAGGCCAGGTTCGACAGGGCGGGGCGGCTGCTGCTCACCGCCAGCATGGACGGCGGCGTCAAGGTGTGGGACGTGCGGACCCGCCGGCAGATCGGCGCGACCCTCGGCATCCCCATGTTCGACTTCAGCGACGATCCGGCCCCGGTGAGCGACGTGGCCTTCAGTCCGGCCGGGGACCGGCTGGCGGCCATCGGCTCCCACCTGAAGGTGTGGGACACCGAGTCCCGCAAGGAGGTGAGCGGGCTCACCTTCGACAAGGCGAACATCATGTCGTTCATCGCGTTCAGCGGGGACGGGCGGCTGCTGGCCTTCACCGAGCGGGATCTGGTGCGGGTGTTGGACGTGAGTTCCCGCAAGGTGGTCGGGCAGCCCCTGCGCGGGCACACCGTCCAGATCACGGAGGCGGTGATGAGCCCGGACGGCCGGACGCTGGCGACCGGGGGCGCCGACATGACCGTGCGGCTGTGGGACGTTCGGCGTGCGGCTCCGCTCGGTGAGATAGTGCCCGCGAGTGACCACGCCCCGCAGGGTCTCGCGTTCAGCGGGGACGGACGGCTGCTGGCCAGCGTGGGCAACGACACCACCGCGCGGCTGTGGGACGTGGCCGGGCGCAAGGAGGTCGGGAAGCCGATCAGCCTCCCGAGCAAGGCGTCCGCCGTGGCGTTCAGCCCGGACGGGAAGGTCCTCGCCGTCGGCGGCGACGAGAAGGTGTGGCTCTACGACGTCGCCGGCCGCACCCGCGCCTGA
- a CDS encoding helix-turn-helix domain-containing protein: protein MPIVRDPLDPKISMWHFLAFCMRFFREKMGLSLTQCGEIIGVARSTVSNLEAGRRRPQDDQMRLLDHAYGTGMLFQVLLWFARMAHDPDWARQIDKYEEEAVSIKTYHGQVVPLALQTDDYTWAYVKASRFKDLDAIMAVRIAKKKAYWEKGDSLLTWTVIDEGVLARPVGGVEVMKRQLEHLLKIAELPHVSLRVIPFSSGEYMGVDGSMQIIGLEDRDVAYSAAQNGGRLIESPREVRELSVMFDRIGVKAASEEASQEIIKRYLEHYE, encoded by the coding sequence ATGCCGATCGTCCGGGACCCTCTCGATCCCAAGATCTCCATGTGGCACTTTCTGGCCTTCTGCATGCGCTTCTTCAGGGAGAAGATGGGGCTGTCGCTGACCCAGTGTGGCGAGATCATCGGTGTGGCTCGCTCGACTGTTTCCAATCTGGAGGCCGGACGGCGGCGCCCGCAGGATGATCAAATGCGGCTGCTCGACCATGCGTACGGGACCGGAATGCTTTTTCAGGTTCTTCTTTGGTTTGCCCGAATGGCGCATGATCCAGACTGGGCCCGCCAAATCGACAAGTACGAGGAGGAAGCCGTCTCGATCAAGACCTACCACGGACAGGTCGTCCCGCTTGCACTACAGACCGACGACTACACCTGGGCGTACGTCAAGGCGAGCAGATTCAAAGACCTGGACGCGATCATGGCGGTCCGCATCGCAAAGAAGAAGGCGTACTGGGAGAAGGGTGACTCGCTACTCACCTGGACAGTGATCGACGAGGGGGTCCTGGCTCGCCCGGTGGGCGGGGTAGAGGTCATGAAGAGGCAACTGGAACACCTGCTGAAGATCGCTGAACTGCCCCACGTGAGCTTGCGGGTCATCCCCTTCTCTTCAGGGGAGTACATGGGCGTTGACGGGTCTATGCAGATCATCGGCCTTGAGGACCGAGACGTCGCGTACTCCGCCGCTCAGAACGGCGGACGGTTGATCGAATCTCCTCGCGAGGTTCGAGAGCTGTCCGTTATGTTCGATCGCATCGGAGTGAAGGCTGCTTCCGAGGAAGCCTCCCAAGAGATCATCAAGCGGTACTTGGAGCACTACGAATGA
- a CDS encoding WD40 repeat domain-containing serine/threonine protein kinase — MRPLAASDPRRVGHYRMLGELGRGGMGRVLLGAAPDGRPVAVKLLHARLTGTPGFRERFHAEVAATRSVSGAYTAAVLDADADAPTPWLASVYVPGPSLRDAVRAAGPLPEPAALRLAAGLAAALVEIHRAGLVHRDLKPSNVLLAADGPKVIDFGVARAAEGDGRHGQTGVPAGTPGYMSPEQAEGGWATAADDVFSLGAVLVYACTGRGPFDGPGPAQALYNVVHAEPDLSAVPDRLRPAVAACLAKDPAGRPNPARLRAMLGAVAPAAQPWPPAVQRMIDERRAWIGWAPGPEPAATLVDTRRPRSGPFTVLGSPRGALAACAAVATALVVALVVTALVVAPWSGSAARSDPGAHRSTAPPPSRSLRGHTASVRDLVFTPDGRTLASAGDDATVRLWNVADGKQRRAPLDHPDGVNALAISHGGSTLYTAGDDGSLRLFPVSGKGEPGDLDIDLGPLTSLALSPDDRVLATSNTDQSVRLWDLDDGKVGPLLETGAGNVQALAFAPDSRMLAIGTTGTEEDPGTGNTRGVTQLWEVYDRKKLSGDLSGHDSWTEDVAFSPDGQTLATAGGETVRLWDVARSLQKGTPFQCDSRCHTAVFSPDGRILAAGGSEGTVRLWDVTRHRQLGPTLTGHDGAVLSVRFSPDGHTLATGGQDGTIRLWKVPT; from the coding sequence ATGCGACCGCTCGCCGCGTCCGACCCGCGGCGGGTCGGGCACTACCGGATGCTCGGCGAGCTCGGCCGCGGCGGGATGGGCCGGGTGCTGCTGGGGGCCGCGCCCGACGGGCGTCCGGTCGCGGTGAAGCTCCTGCACGCCCGGCTGACCGGCACCCCCGGCTTCCGGGAGCGGTTCCACGCCGAGGTGGCGGCCACCCGCAGCGTGTCCGGCGCGTACACGGCCGCCGTGCTCGACGCGGACGCCGACGCGCCGACCCCGTGGCTGGCCTCGGTGTACGTGCCGGGGCCGTCGCTGCGGGACGCGGTCCGGGCGGCCGGGCCGCTGCCGGAGCCGGCCGCGCTGCGGCTGGCGGCCGGGCTCGCGGCCGCGCTCGTGGAGATCCACCGGGCCGGGCTGGTGCACCGCGACCTCAAGCCGTCCAACGTGCTGCTGGCCGCCGACGGCCCGAAGGTGATCGACTTCGGGGTCGCGCGGGCGGCCGAGGGCGACGGCCGCCACGGGCAGACCGGCGTGCCGGCCGGAACGCCCGGGTACATGTCGCCGGAACAGGCCGAGGGAGGGTGGGCGACCGCGGCCGACGACGTCTTCTCGCTGGGGGCGGTGCTGGTGTACGCCTGCACCGGCCGCGGCCCCTTCGACGGGCCCGGCCCGGCGCAGGCTCTGTACAACGTCGTGCACGCCGAGCCCGACCTGTCCGCCGTACCGGACCGGCTCCGCCCGGCCGTCGCGGCGTGCCTGGCCAAGGACCCGGCCGGGCGGCCGAACCCCGCCCGGCTGAGGGCGATGCTCGGCGCGGTCGCCCCGGCCGCGCAGCCGTGGCCGCCCGCAGTGCAGCGAATGATCGACGAGCGGCGGGCCTGGATCGGGTGGGCGCCCGGCCCGGAGCCCGCGGCGACCCTGGTCGACACGCGCCGCCCCCGCTCCGGCCCTTTCACCGTCCTCGGCTCCCCGCGCGGTGCGCTGGCGGCGTGCGCGGCGGTGGCCACGGCCCTGGTGGTGGCCCTCGTGGTGACGGCCCTGGTGGTGGCGCCTTGGTCGGGGTCCGCTGCCCGGAGCGACCCCGGGGCGCACCGGTCCACTGCCCCGCCGCCGAGCCGATCGCTGCGCGGGCACACCGCGTCCGTGCGCGACCTGGTGTTCACCCCGGACGGACGGACGCTGGCCAGCGCCGGTGACGACGCCACGGTGCGGCTCTGGAACGTCGCGGACGGGAAGCAGCGCCGCGCGCCCCTCGACCACCCCGACGGCGTCAACGCGCTGGCGATCAGCCACGGCGGCAGCACCCTGTACACCGCGGGCGACGACGGCAGCCTCCGCCTCTTCCCGGTGTCGGGCAAGGGTGAACCAGGCGACCTCGACATCGATCTCGGACCCCTGACGTCCCTGGCCCTGAGCCCGGACGACCGCGTCCTGGCCACCAGCAACACGGACCAGTCCGTACGGCTGTGGGACCTGGACGACGGGAAGGTGGGCCCGCTCCTGGAGACCGGCGCCGGCAACGTGCAGGCCCTGGCGTTCGCCCCGGACAGCCGGATGCTGGCGATCGGCACGACCGGTACCGAGGAGGATCCCGGCACCGGGAACACCCGCGGAGTGACGCAGCTGTGGGAGGTGTACGACCGCAAGAAGCTCAGCGGGGACCTGTCCGGGCACGACTCATGGACGGAGGACGTGGCGTTCAGCCCCGACGGGCAGACACTGGCGACGGCGGGCGGTGAGACAGTCCGTCTGTGGGACGTGGCCAGGAGCCTGCAGAAGGGCACTCCGTTCCAGTGCGACAGCCGCTGCCACACGGCGGTGTTCAGCCCGGACGGCCGCATCCTCGCGGCCGGGGGCTCGGAAGGGACCGTCCGGCTGTGGGACGTGACCCGCCACCGGCAGCTCGGCCCGACGCTCACCGGGCACGACGGCGCCGTCCTCAGCGTGCGCTTCAGCCCGGACGGCCATACTCTCGCCACCGGCGGCCAGGACGGCACCATCCGCCTGTGGAAGGTGCCCACGTAG
- a CDS encoding DUF397 domain-containing protein, producing MIVKWRKSTYTGGANDNQCVELGRLAPGVGIGLRDSKDPDGGRLTLSPAQFAHLIEQIKRDPAC from the coding sequence ATGATCGTGAAGTGGCGCAAGAGCACGTACACCGGTGGAGCAAACGACAATCAGTGCGTTGAACTGGGACGACTTGCCCCAGGGGTCGGAATCGGCCTGCGGGACTCGAAGGACCCGGACGGAGGCCGCCTCACCCTCTCCCCCGCCCAGTTCGCCCACCTGATCGAGCAGATCAAGCGGGACCCGGCCTGCTGA
- a CDS encoding TetR/AcrR family transcriptional regulator produces the protein MPAPPQRAGSRAESPRVLTGDRAARKRQVIIQAARSAFVRDGFDAAMDAIAADAGVSKVTVYNHYGSKETLFVAVIGEALQGALADAISGTAQRLEHSDDLRAALKWTARAWVDSMTRPDMVALRRLVASEVRRFPELGEAWRHHGPDRARPALAAAFERLIAAERLTMPDVETAILQLYALVLYPHLVHGTYGTTLDRHTTERLIDSGVDMFLSFYAYRDATA, from the coding sequence ATGCCGGCACCCCCGCAGCGCGCAGGGTCACGCGCCGAGTCTCCGCGCGTTCTCACCGGCGACCGGGCGGCGCGCAAGCGGCAGGTGATCATCCAGGCGGCCCGATCGGCCTTCGTCCGGGACGGCTTCGACGCCGCGATGGACGCCATCGCCGCCGACGCCGGCGTTTCCAAGGTCACCGTCTACAACCACTACGGGAGCAAGGAGACCCTCTTCGTCGCCGTCATCGGCGAAGCCCTCCAGGGGGCCCTCGCCGACGCCATCTCCGGCACCGCGCAACGGCTGGAACACTCCGACGACCTGCGGGCCGCACTCAAGTGGACCGCCCGCGCGTGGGTGGACAGCATGACCCGGCCCGACATGGTGGCCCTGCGCCGCCTGGTCGCCAGTGAAGTCCGCCGCTTCCCGGAACTCGGCGAAGCCTGGCGCCACCATGGCCCGGACCGCGCCCGTCCCGCGCTGGCGGCGGCCTTCGAACGCCTCATCGCCGCCGAGCGGCTGACCATGCCGGACGTGGAGACCGCGATCCTCCAGCTCTACGCGCTCGTCCTCTACCCGCACCTGGTGCACGGCACCTACGGAACGACGCTCGACCGCCACACGACCGAGCGCCTCATCGACTCCGGAGTCGACATGTTCCTGTCCTTCTACGCCTACCGCGACGCCACGGCGTAA
- a CDS encoding response regulator transcription factor, with product MSVDETAPLRVLVVDGDAQGRADVISVLEASDEFQVVAESPDPAAAVPLAERLRPDIVLLDAAAADHVLPLSTSSRVFVLGSDDQPAVEAALRAGACGHLVPGSFTAHDLVRGVRHASRTTLGLSAREAEVMDLIATGRSNGEIARQLFLSEKTVKNHVNRIYAKLGVGSRATAIALWRGMMSVLPARD from the coding sequence ATGAGCGTCGACGAGACGGCCCCGCTGCGCGTACTCGTGGTGGACGGTGACGCCCAGGGCAGGGCTGACGTCATCTCCGTACTGGAGGCCAGCGACGAGTTCCAGGTCGTGGCCGAGTCCCCCGATCCCGCAGCGGCGGTTCCGCTGGCCGAGCGCCTGCGGCCCGACATCGTCCTGCTGGACGCGGCGGCCGCCGACCACGTGCTGCCCCTCAGCACGTCCTCCCGCGTCTTCGTCCTCGGCTCGGACGACCAGCCCGCCGTCGAGGCCGCCCTCCGCGCCGGCGCCTGCGGTCACCTCGTCCCCGGCTCGTTCACCGCGCACGACCTCGTCCGCGGCGTCCGCCACGCGTCCCGCACCACCCTCGGCCTGTCCGCCCGCGAGGCCGAGGTCATGGATCTCATCGCCACCGGCCGCTCCAACGGCGAGATCGCCCGGCAGCTCTTCCTCAGCGAGAAGACGGTCAAGAACCACGTCAACCGCATCTACGCCAAGCTCGGCGTCGGCTCCCGCGCCACCGCCATCGCCCTCTGGCGGGGCATGATGAGCGTCCTCCCGGCCAGGGACTAA
- a CDS encoding TIGR01777 family oxidoreductase, whose amino-acid sequence MRIVIPGGTGQIGAILNRALTTAGHDVVVLTRHPSHEHEIPWDGETPGPWTEAIDGSDVVINLAGRSVSCRYTPATLEAMMDSRVRSTKVVGAAIAGAAKPPRVWLQMSTATIYAHRYDAPNDEASGVLGGAEPGAPGYWAYSVKIAKEWERAQQEAETPSTRKVALRSAMVMSPDRGGVFDYLLWLARLGLGGPVAGGAQYVSWIHDQDFVRAVEFLIGQDDLAGPVNLAAPDPVPQRTLMRTLRTACRVPVGLPATKWMAELGALALRSDTELLLKSRRVVPGRLLEADFTFHHPHWQEAAEDLVHRVRTSR is encoded by the coding sequence ATGAGGATCGTGATACCTGGGGGAACCGGCCAGATCGGCGCGATCCTGAACCGCGCGCTGACGACCGCCGGCCATGACGTCGTGGTCCTGACCAGGCACCCGTCACACGAGCACGAGATCCCGTGGGACGGCGAGACGCCGGGTCCCTGGACCGAGGCGATCGATGGCAGCGATGTCGTGATCAACCTGGCCGGACGCAGCGTGAGCTGCCGATACACCCCGGCCACCCTGGAGGCCATGATGGATTCGCGGGTGCGCTCCACCAAGGTCGTCGGTGCGGCGATCGCCGGCGCCGCGAAGCCTCCCCGGGTCTGGCTCCAGATGAGCACCGCCACCATCTACGCCCACCGCTACGACGCGCCCAACGACGAGGCGTCCGGCGTGCTCGGCGGCGCCGAGCCCGGAGCGCCCGGCTACTGGGCCTACAGCGTCAAGATCGCCAAGGAGTGGGAGCGGGCGCAGCAGGAGGCCGAGACACCGTCCACCCGCAAGGTCGCCCTACGTTCCGCCATGGTGATGAGCCCCGATCGCGGCGGCGTCTTCGACTACCTGCTCTGGCTGGCCCGGCTCGGCCTCGGCGGCCCGGTCGCGGGCGGTGCCCAGTACGTGTCCTGGATCCACGACCAGGACTTCGTCCGCGCGGTCGAGTTCCTGATCGGCCAGGACGACCTCGCCGGACCGGTGAACCTCGCGGCTCCTGACCCCGTCCCGCAGCGCACCTTGATGCGAACACTGCGCACCGCATGCCGCGTCCCGGTGGGCCTGCCCGCAACGAAATGGATGGCCGAACTCGGCGCCCTCGCACTGCGCTCGGACACCGAACTCCTGCTGAAAAGCCGCCGCGTCGTCCCAGGCCGCCTACTCGAAGCAGACTTCACCTTCCACCACCCCCACTGGCAAGAGGCCGCCGAAGACCTCGTCCACCGCGTACGCACCTCCCGGTAA
- a CDS encoding RecQ family ATP-dependent DNA helicase gives MGKRVVWGRLGRRRRLRRVAREVFGWPDLRPGQGEAMEHLLRGRDVLLVMPTGGGKSAVYQVPAQLLPGPTVVISPLIALQRDQMVALAGRDAGGAVMVNSAQSDGASEDAMDQIRAGRAEYIFLSPEQLAKPSVVERLAAVRPSLVAVDEAHCVSSWGHDFRPDYQRLGRVIERLGHPPVIALTATASPPVRDDILATLGLGEARQIVRGFDRPNLSLEVRRFHEEADKRRALVEDAAGRKGLGLVYVATRRDAEAYGEELAAAGLRAAAYHAGMKAADRHRVHEAFQGDELDVVVATSAFGMGIDKADVRYVLHAAPPESPESYYQEIGRAGRDGEPAAAVLFYRSQDLGLRRFFAAGKPDEEKMLQTATLLQAHGGTVPASEMRTTLGVGASKLTSLVNLLEQTGAVETTGRGDLRYVQEGPPPEEAVARATELDENRRRVDDSRIDMMRAYAETTDCRRRFLLEYLGEPYPGPCGHCDVCQTGTAWSPDHADETAAPPDHADGAPFPLHSEVQHAAWGTGTVMRVEPDRITVLFEEAGYRTLSLEAIQRDNDLLTFHPDAARPPARRGRGPRIRRDKAAAASKKTTTGVS, from the coding sequence ATGGGCAAGCGGGTTGTCTGGGGCCGGCTGGGCAGGCGTCGCCGGTTGCGCCGGGTGGCCAGGGAGGTCTTCGGCTGGCCGGACCTGCGCCCGGGCCAGGGCGAGGCGATGGAGCACCTGCTGCGGGGCCGTGACGTGCTGCTGGTCATGCCGACCGGCGGCGGCAAGTCCGCCGTCTACCAGGTCCCCGCCCAACTGCTTCCCGGGCCGACCGTGGTGATCTCGCCCCTGATCGCCCTGCAACGGGATCAGATGGTCGCGCTCGCCGGTCGCGACGCCGGCGGCGCCGTGATGGTCAACTCCGCGCAGTCCGACGGCGCGAGCGAGGACGCCATGGACCAGATCCGGGCGGGCAGAGCGGAGTACATCTTTCTCTCACCCGAGCAGCTGGCCAAGCCGTCGGTCGTGGAGCGGCTCGCCGCCGTGCGCCCCTCGCTGGTCGCCGTCGACGAGGCGCACTGCGTCTCCTCGTGGGGCCACGACTTCCGGCCGGACTACCAGCGGCTCGGCCGGGTGATCGAGCGCCTCGGGCATCCCCCGGTGATCGCGCTGACCGCGACCGCCTCGCCGCCGGTACGCGATGACATCCTCGCGACGCTCGGGCTCGGCGAGGCACGGCAGATCGTCCGCGGTTTCGACCGGCCCAACCTGTCCCTGGAGGTACGGCGGTTCCACGAGGAGGCGGACAAGAGGCGGGCGCTGGTCGAGGACGCCGCCGGTCGAAAGGGGCTGGGCCTCGTCTACGTCGCCACCCGGCGCGACGCCGAGGCCTACGGCGAGGAGCTGGCCGCGGCGGGGCTGCGTGCGGCCGCCTATCACGCCGGGATGAAGGCGGCCGACCGTCACCGGGTGCACGAGGCGTTCCAGGGCGACGAGCTCGATGTCGTGGTGGCCACCTCGGCGTTCGGCATGGGAATCGACAAGGCCGACGTCCGCTACGTGCTGCACGCCGCCCCGCCGGAGTCCCCGGAGTCGTACTACCAGGAGATCGGCCGTGCCGGGCGGGACGGGGAGCCCGCGGCCGCCGTCCTGTTCTACCGGTCGCAGGACCTCGGACTGCGCCGCTTCTTCGCCGCAGGTAAGCCGGACGAAGAGAAAATGCTCCAGACCGCGACGCTCCTCCAGGCCCACGGTGGCACTGTTCCGGCGAGCGAGATGCGCACCACCCTCGGCGTCGGCGCATCCAAGCTCACCAGCCTGGTGAATCTGCTGGAGCAGACCGGAGCCGTGGAGACGACCGGCCGGGGAGATCTGCGATACGTCCAGGAGGGGCCACCGCCCGAGGAGGCCGTCGCACGCGCCACGGAACTCGACGAGAACCGCCGCCGCGTCGACGACTCACGCATCGACATGATGCGCGCCTACGCGGAGACGACGGATTGCCGTCGCCGTTTCCTGCTGGAATACCTGGGCGAGCCCTACCCGGGCCCATGCGGCCACTGCGACGTCTGCCAAACCGGGACAGCCTGGTCGCCAGACCACGCCGACGAAACGGCCGCACCACCAGACCATGCCGACGGAGCCCCGTTCCCTCTGCACTCCGAGGTGCAGCACGCCGCGTGGGGAACCGGAACGGTCATGCGGGTGGAACCCGACCGGATCACCGTCCTCTTCGAGGAGGCCGGCTACCGCACGCTGTCCCTAGAGGCGATCCAACGCGACAACGACCTCCTGACTTTCCACCCCGACGCGGCCCGTCCACCAGCACGACGCGGACGGGGACCCCGAATACGCCGAGACAAGGCCGCCGCAGCCAGCAAGAAGACCACCACCGGCGTGTCCTAG
- a CDS encoding ATP-binding protein produces the protein MVMAATGDLLLPLMGTPSAVGLARTLVDARIRNWTYFHILDNALLVVSELVTNAARQTPHQEIRLQLSRVAHGIVIAVWDADYALPQSKPMKELTLEDLDLSAKAFDDNGGWGLHIVQALSSKCGVTADPAGGKWVWSRIQP, from the coding sequence ATGGTGATGGCGGCGACCGGGGATCTGCTTTTGCCCCTTATGGGCACACCGTCCGCAGTGGGGCTGGCGCGTACGCTTGTGGACGCAAGAATCCGCAATTGGACCTATTTCCACATTCTCGACAATGCGCTTCTCGTCGTCTCGGAGCTCGTCACCAACGCGGCGCGCCAGACGCCGCACCAGGAGATCCGCCTGCAGCTCAGCCGGGTCGCGCACGGCATCGTCATCGCCGTATGGGACGCGGACTACGCCCTCCCTCAGTCCAAGCCGATGAAGGAGCTCACCCTCGAAGACCTGGACCTCTCCGCGAAGGCGTTCGATGACAACGGCGGCTGGGGCCTCCACATCGTCCAGGCGCTGTCGAGCAAGTGCGGCGTCACCGCCGACCCGGCCGGCGGTAAGTGGGTCTGGTCACGCATCCAACCGTGA